In a single window of the Gloeomargarita sp. SKYB120 genome:
- a CDS encoding Uma2 family endonuclease, which translates to MVAVAGAREWTDAEWLALPQDGHRYELVNGELVDMGSAGMAHGEIGAYLGGCLAIYVRRHKLGIVCDGSTAFTLKSGNRRSPDIAFVRRERLQGFTQPFHGFFAGSPDLVVEILSPGNTVAEMHEKIEEYFQNQTRLVWVIHPAERFVLVYHQPEPDSFLRINDILDGEDVVPGFTLPVAELFPSWEF; encoded by the coding sequence ATGGTTGCTGTTGCAGGCGCTCGGGAATGGACCGATGCGGAATGGCTGGCGTTACCCCAGGATGGGCATCGTTACGAGTTAGTAAATGGGGAGTTAGTAGACATGGGGAGCGCTGGGATGGCACATGGCGAAATTGGGGCCTATCTGGGCGGATGTCTAGCCATCTATGTCCGGCGCCACAAGCTAGGGATTGTTTGCGATGGTAGCACGGCATTTACTCTTAAAAGCGGCAACCGGCGTTCTCCGGACATTGCGTTTGTCAGGCGGGAAAGATTACAGGGATTCACTCAACCATTCCACGGTTTTTTTGCTGGATCGCCAGACTTGGTAGTAGAGATTCTATCGCCTGGCAATACGGTTGCGGAAATGCACGAAAAAATTGAGGAATATTTCCAGAATCAAACCCGGCTAGTGTGGGTGATTCACCCGGCAGAACGGTTTGTTTTAGTTTATCACCAACCTGAACCGGACAGCTTCCTACGCATCAACGATATTCTGGATGGCGAAGATGTGGTACCAGGCTTTACCTTACCTGTAGCAGAACTTTTCCCATCATGGGAATTTTAA
- the serA gene encoding phosphoglycerate dehydrogenase — protein sequence MPRVLVTEPIDPAGIEILAQVAQVDQRHDLTPAELQACIGEYDALMVRSATKVTADIIAAGRNLKIIGRAGVGVDNIDVAAATRQGIVVVNSPEGNTIAAAEHTIALMLALSRFIPQADQSVKSGAWNRKEFVGVEVYKKTLGIIGLGKIGSHVATIARAMGMRLLAYDPYIAKERAEQLGCTLVELDILLREADYITLHIPKTPDTTHLINRESFKKMKPTTRIINCARGGLIDEVALVDALREGRIAGAALDVFEQEPPVNSPLLLLGKEVVLTPHLGASTVEAQSNVATDVAEQIRDVLLGLPARSAVNIPGLSADVLTRLKPYLELAEILGNLAGQLAGGRVETLEVRLQGELANQASQPVVIAAIKGLLGPALQERVNYVNAAIEAKERGIRVVETRDESVRDYSGSLVVTAQGSQGGHSVAGALLGTGELRITSIDGFPISVAPTRYMLITLHQDMPGIIGKIGSLLGNLNVNIASMQVGRKLVRGDAVMVLSVDDPLPDGVVEKVLQVQGIQDAYVVNL from the coding sequence ATGCCCCGTGTACTGGTAACGGAACCGATTGACCCCGCTGGGATTGAGATTCTGGCCCAGGTAGCCCAAGTAGACCAGCGCCATGACCTTACCCCAGCAGAATTACAGGCGTGTATTGGCGAGTACGACGCGTTGATGGTGCGCTCGGCCACCAAAGTCACAGCGGACATCATTGCTGCCGGGCGCAATCTCAAAATCATTGGCCGAGCCGGGGTTGGCGTGGACAACATTGACGTTGCAGCGGCTACGCGCCAGGGGATTGTGGTGGTCAATTCTCCCGAAGGCAACACTATTGCTGCTGCCGAGCACACGATTGCCCTGATGCTGGCCCTGTCTCGCTTTATTCCCCAGGCAGACCAGAGCGTCAAAAGTGGCGCGTGGAACCGCAAGGAATTTGTCGGGGTAGAGGTGTACAAAAAAACCCTGGGCATTATTGGGTTGGGGAAAATTGGTTCGCACGTGGCGACGATTGCGCGGGCGATGGGAATGCGACTGCTGGCCTACGACCCCTACATTGCTAAGGAACGAGCCGAACAGTTGGGCTGCACGTTGGTGGAATTAGACATTCTCTTACGGGAAGCGGATTACATCACGCTGCACATTCCCAAAACACCCGACACGACCCATCTCATCAACCGAGAGAGTTTCAAAAAGATGAAACCCACCACCCGGATCATTAACTGTGCGCGGGGTGGTTTGATTGACGAAGTGGCGTTGGTGGATGCCTTGCGGGAAGGTCGGATTGCCGGCGCCGCTTTGGACGTGTTTGAACAAGAGCCGCCGGTGAACAGTCCCTTGTTACTCCTGGGCAAGGAGGTGGTTTTAACGCCCCACCTAGGCGCTTCCACGGTCGAAGCCCAGAGCAACGTGGCCACTGATGTTGCCGAGCAAATTCGCGATGTGTTGCTGGGGTTGCCGGCCCGTTCGGCGGTGAATATCCCCGGTCTAAGCGCCGATGTATTAACCCGGTTAAAGCCATATCTGGAACTGGCAGAAATTCTCGGCAACCTAGCAGGACAATTGGCTGGGGGGCGGGTGGAAACCCTAGAAGTGCGGCTGCAAGGGGAGTTAGCTAACCAAGCCAGCCAGCCGGTGGTGATTGCTGCCATCAAAGGGTTACTGGGACCGGCCCTACAGGAGCGAGTCAACTATGTCAACGCAGCCATCGAAGCCAAAGAACGCGGCATTCGAGTCGTAGAAACCCGGGATGAATCGGTGCGGGACTACAGCGGGTCATTGGTTGTCACCGCCCAAGGCAGTCAAGGGGGACACAGCGTGGCCGGCGCGTTGTTAGGCACGGGAGAATTGCGCATTACGAGCATTGACGGTTTTCCCATCAGCGTCGCGCCCACCCGCTACATGCTCATCACCTTGCACCAGGATATGCCCGGCATCATTGGTAAGATTGGTTCCCTGCTGGGCAATTTGAATGTCAACATCGCCAGTATGCAGGTTGGGCGAAAACTGGTGCGCGGCGATGCAGTGATGGTATTAAGCGTGGACGATCCCTTGCCCGATGGTGTAGTGGAAAAAGTGCTGCAAGTGCAGGGGATTCAGGATGCGTATGTGGTGAATTTGTAA